A window of the Candidatus Lokiarchaeota archaeon genome harbors these coding sequences:
- a CDS encoding cyanophycinase — MEVSRMSTTFVLIGGNEDIYPREPVFLAITNELDSDSRIRIFPTASSYPESTSETYCHQFESMGFTDVSVLRVLSRDDGKDSDTIEQVNQANAIFFVGGDQSRLVRKVKDTPLHSALQGRIGEDIVLSGTSAGAMAMSEVMIAGGGAGQALRKGEIPIKEGLALLPDLVLDTHFIARNRFYRLVHALSEHPSKTGIGITNDTAVMLRDESAVVIGTDVTTFLRGNGISFNNSGNLEPSGRIGVGSLELSVIPFGHKINLETFGMSKTDLPYPVTHR, encoded by the coding sequence ATGGAGGTTTCTAGAATGTCTACCACGTTTGTTCTTATTGGAGGAAACGAGGACATTTACCCGCGAGAGCCAGTTTTTCTGGCTATCACTAATGAACTAGACTCTGATTCAAGAATACGTATCTTTCCAACAGCAAGTAGCTATCCAGAAAGCACTTCAGAGACGTACTGTCACCAATTTGAAAGCATGGGTTTCACAGATGTGTCCGTGCTCCGTGTCTTGAGCAGAGATGACGGCAAAGACTCGGATACGATTGAACAAGTTAACCAAGCAAATGCAATTTTCTTTGTTGGCGGAGATCAATCACGCTTGGTACGAAAAGTCAAAGACACGCCCCTTCACTCAGCATTGCAGGGTCGGATAGGTGAGGATATTGTCCTATCGGGAACAAGCGCGGGGGCTATGGCAATGAGTGAAGTTATGATTGCAGGGGGCGGTGCTGGTCAAGCTCTCAGAAAAGGTGAGATACCCATAAAGGAAGGTCTGGCATTGTTACCGGATCTAGTCCTAGATACCCATTTCATAGCAAGAAACCGATTTTATCGCTTAGTCCATGCATTATCGGAGCATCCATCAAAAACTGGGATTGGAATAACCAATGATACTGCAGTTATGCTTAGAGATGAATCTGCAGTTGTGATTGGAACGGATGTCACCACTTTCCTTAGAGGAAACGGCATATCGTTCAATAATTCTGGTAATCTGGAACCATCTGGGCGAATTGGAGTAGGTTCGCTTGAGCTTTCTGTGATCCCGTTTGGCCACAAAATCAACCTTGAGACTTTCGGGATGTCCAAGACAGATTTGCCTTATCCAGTGACCCATCGTTAG